A single window of Mustela erminea isolate mMusErm1 chromosome 4, mMusErm1.Pri, whole genome shotgun sequence DNA harbors:
- the LOC116587596 gene encoding putative olfactory receptor 2B8 has product MEQKNGSSFTGFILLGFSDRPQLELVLFVVLLIFYLFTLLGNTTIIALSYLDPHLHTPMYFFLSNLSFLDLCYTTSTVPQLLVHLRTADKFISFGGCVLQLFVFLGLGCTECILLGVMAFDRYAAICKPLQYTVIMHPRLCALMASASWFFGFGNSLLQTVLIFLLPLCGRNKIDHFLCEVPALLKLVCVDTTMNQSELFFASVIILLIPVALIIFSYGQIVRAVLRIKSSAGQRKAFGTCGSHITVVSLFYGTAIYAYLQPSNSYSQDQGKFVSLFYAIITPTVNPIIYTLRNKDVTGAMKKVLCRGQDSR; this is encoded by the coding sequence ATGGAACAGAAGAATGGCAGTTCTTTCACGGGGTTTATCCTGCTGGGGTTCTCTGACCGGCCTCAACTGGAGCTAGTCCTCTTTGTGGTTCTCCTGATCTTCTACCTGTTCACTCTGTTGGGAAACACCACCATCATTGCCTTGTCCTACCTCGACCCACATCTACATActcccatgtactttttcctctcCAACCTAAGCTTTCTGGACCTGTGTTACACGACCAGCACTGTCCCTCAGCTCCTGGTTCATCTCAGGACAGCAGACAAGTTCATCTCGTTTGGTGGCTGTGTACTTCAGCTGTTTGTCTTCTTAGGGCTGGGATGCACGGAATGCATTCTGTTAGGGGTCATGGCGTTTGACCGCTatgcagccatctgcaagcccctGCAGTACACCGTGATCATGCACCCCCGTCTCTGTGCCCTCATGGCTTCTGCGTCATGGTTCTTTGGTTTTGGCAACTCCTTATTGCAGACAGTGCTCATCTTCCTTTTGCCACTTTgtgggagaaataaaatagacCATTTCCTTTGTGAGGTCCCTGCACTGCTCAAGCTTGTCTGTGTTGACACCACTATGAATCAGTCTGAGCTCTTCTTTGCCAGTGTGATCATTCTCCTCATACCTGTGGCATTAATCATCTTCTCCTATGGTCAGATCGTCAGGGCGGTCTTAAGAATAAAGTCATCTGCAGGGCAGAGGAAAGCGTTTGGCACATGTGGGTCCCACATCACAGTGGTCTCCCTGTTCTATGGCACGGCCATCTACGCTTACCTCCAGCCCAGCAACAGCTACTCCCAGGATCAGGGcaaatttgtttctctgttctatGCCATCATCACCCCCACAGTCAACCCCATCATATATACACTGAGGAACAAGGATGTGACGGGAGCAATGAAGAAGGTGCTTTGCAGGGGCCAGGACTCCAGATGA